A section of the Pan paniscus chromosome 11, NHGRI_mPanPan1-v2.0_pri, whole genome shotgun sequence genome encodes:
- the CIMIP2A gene encoding ciliary microtubule inner protein 2A isoform X6, giving the protein MTTTQKHDLFTPEPHYVPGYAGFFPQLRYQVGNTYGRTTGQLLTDPSVQKSPCSVLSPMSKPKFIEDFSQSKPPRVPCRDLTEPYIPHYTSLKPYKNFEILGQLPPSEVDAQEPPGVENIPRQILLPAGFTPDPPHPPCPPGRKGDSRDLGHPIYGEEAWKSATPVCEAPRQHQLYHCRRDEYPPPARQQEALDVGSFQRLPQLDHPNLIQRKAISEQASGLGVPPLPPSCFQEPSFSQDEAAPCLPVPIWPHQTVANVQGTKGSLAWLP; this is encoded by the exons CTATGCCGGCTTCTTTCCGCAGCTGCGCTACCAGGTGGGGAACACCTATGGGCGTACCACGGGGCAGCTGCTCACAGACCCCAGTGTGCAGAAGAGCCCCTGCTCTGTGCTGTCCCCCATGTCCAAGCCCAAGTTCATTGAGGACTTCAGCCAGTCCAAGCCCCCGAGGGTTCCCTGCCGAGACCTGACGGAGCCCTACATCCCCCACTATACCA GTCTGAAGCCCTATAAGAACTTTGAGATTCTGGGCCAGCTCCCACCCTCGGAGGTGGACGCCCAGGAGCCGCCAGGGGTAGAGAACATACCCAGACAGATTCTGCTGCCTGCAGGCTTCACGCCCGACCCCCCGCACCCTCCGTGCCCGCCAGGCAGGAAGGGAGACTCCAGAGACTTGGGACACCCAATATACGGGGAAGAGGCCTGGAAGAGCGCCACTCCTGTCTGCGAGGCCCCCAGGCAGCACCAG CTGTACCACTGCCGGAGGGATGAGTACCCACCCCCCGCCCGCCAGCAGGAGGCGCTAGATGTGGGCAGCTTCCAGCGGCTGCCGCAGCTGGACCACCCTAACCTGATCCAACGCAAGGCCATCTCAG AACAGGCTAGCGGCCTGGGGgtacctcctctgcctcccagctgcttCCAGGAGCCCAGCTTTTCCCAAGACGAGGCGGCGCCTTGCCTGCCTGTTCCCATTTGGCCACATCAGACAGTCGCCAACGTTCAGGGAACGAAAGGGAGCCTTGCCTGGCTTCCCTGA
- the CIMIP2A gene encoding ciliary microtubule inner protein 2A isoform X5, whose amino-acid sequence MTTTQKHDLFTPEPHYVPGYAGFFPQLRYQVGNTYGRTTGQLLTDPSVQKSPCSVLSPMSKPKFIEDFSQSKPPRVPCRDLTEPYIPHYTSFTPDPPHPPCPPGRKGDSRDLGHPIYGEEAWKSATPVCEAPRQHQLYHCRRDEYPPPARQQEALDVGSFQRLPQLDHPNLIQRKAISGYAGFIPRFTWVMGLNYRDGVTQAMDEFDKSQFLFRNPHCDLGEKLPGTHWPSNHIYSSQGLIPFYMGFIPSMQDNYALTFGNSTRRAYWKEWAKRNHTL is encoded by the exons CTATGCCGGCTTCTTTCCGCAGCTGCGCTACCAGGTGGGGAACACCTATGGGCGTACCACGGGGCAGCTGCTCACAGACCCCAGTGTGCAGAAGAGCCCCTGCTCTGTGCTGTCCCCCATGTCCAAGCCCAAGTTCATTGAGGACTTCAGCCAGTCCAAGCCCCCGAGGGTTCCCTGCCGAGACCTGACGGAGCCCTACATCCCCCACTATACCA GCTTCACGCCCGACCCCCCGCACCCTCCGTGCCCGCCAGGCAGGAAGGGAGACTCCAGAGACTTGGGACACCCAATATACGGGGAAGAGGCCTGGAAGAGCGCCACTCCTGTCTGCGAGGCCCCCAGGCAGCACCAG CTGTACCACTGCCGGAGGGATGAGTACCCACCCCCCGCCCGCCAGCAGGAGGCGCTAGATGTGGGCAGCTTCCAGCGGCTGCCGCAGCTGGACCACCCTAACCTGATCCAACGCAAGGCCATCTCAG GCTATGCTGGCTTCATTCCCCGGTTCACCTGGGTAATGGGGTTGAATTACCGAGACGGCGTCACACAAGCCATGGACGAATTCGACAAGAGCCAG TTCCTGTTTAGAAACCCCCACTGTGACCTGGGCGAGAAGCTGCCTGGAACACACTGGCCCAGCAACCACATCTACAGCAGCCAAGGCCTGATCCCCTTCTACATGGGGTTCATCCCCT CCATGCAGGACAACTACGCCCTGACATTCGGCAACAGCACCCGGAGGGCCTACTGGAAGGAATGGGCAAAGCGAAACCACACACTATGA
- the CIMIP2A gene encoding ciliary microtubule inner protein 2A isoform X4, whose product MTTTQKHDLFTPEPHYVPGYAGFFPQLRYQVGNTYGRTTGQLLTDPSVQKSPCSVLSPMSKPKFIEDFSQSKPPRVPCRDLTEPYIPHYTSLKPYKNFEILGQLPPSEVDAQEPPGVENIPRQILLPAGFTPDPPHPPCPPGRKGDSRDLGHPIYGEEAWKSATPVCEAPRQHQLYHCRRDEYPPPARQQEALDVGSFQRLPQLDHPNLIQRKAISGYAGFIPRFTWVMGLNYRDGVTQAMDEFDKSQFLFRNPHCDLGEKLPGTHWPSNHIYSSQGLIPFYMGFIPSMQDNYALTFGNSTRRAYWKEWAKRNHTL is encoded by the exons CTATGCCGGCTTCTTTCCGCAGCTGCGCTACCAGGTGGGGAACACCTATGGGCGTACCACGGGGCAGCTGCTCACAGACCCCAGTGTGCAGAAGAGCCCCTGCTCTGTGCTGTCCCCCATGTCCAAGCCCAAGTTCATTGAGGACTTCAGCCAGTCCAAGCCCCCGAGGGTTCCCTGCCGAGACCTGACGGAGCCCTACATCCCCCACTATACCA GTCTGAAGCCCTATAAGAACTTTGAGATTCTGGGCCAGCTCCCACCCTCGGAGGTGGACGCCCAGGAGCCGCCAGGGGTAGAGAACATACCCAGACAGATTCTGCTGCCTGCAGGCTTCACGCCCGACCCCCCGCACCCTCCGTGCCCGCCAGGCAGGAAGGGAGACTCCAGAGACTTGGGACACCCAATATACGGGGAAGAGGCCTGGAAGAGCGCCACTCCTGTCTGCGAGGCCCCCAGGCAGCACCAG CTGTACCACTGCCGGAGGGATGAGTACCCACCCCCCGCCCGCCAGCAGGAGGCGCTAGATGTGGGCAGCTTCCAGCGGCTGCCGCAGCTGGACCACCCTAACCTGATCCAACGCAAGGCCATCTCAG GCTATGCTGGCTTCATTCCCCGGTTCACCTGGGTAATGGGGTTGAATTACCGAGACGGCGTCACACAAGCCATGGACGAATTCGACAAGAGCCAG TTCCTGTTTAGAAACCCCCACTGTGACCTGGGCGAGAAGCTGCCTGGAACACACTGGCCCAGCAACCACATCTACAGCAGCCAAGGCCTGATCCCCTTCTACATGGGGTTCATCCCCT CCATGCAGGACAACTACGCCCTGACATTCGGCAACAGCACCCGGAGGGCCTACTGGAAGGAATGGGCAAAGCGAAACCACACACTATGA
- the CIMIP2A gene encoding ciliary microtubule inner protein 2A isoform X7: MSKPKFIEDFSQSKPPRVPCRDLTEPYIPHYTSLKPYKNFEILGQLPPSEVDAQEPPGVENIPRQILLPAGFTPDPPHPPCPPGRKGDSRDLGHPIYGEEAWKSATPVCEAPRQHQLYHCRRDEYPPPARQQEALDVGSFQRLPQLDHPNLIQRKAISGYAGFIPRFTWVMGLNYRDGVTQAMDEFDKSQFLFRNPHCDLGEKLPGTHWPSNHIYSSQGLIPFYMGFIPSMQDNYALTFGNSTRRAYWKEWAKRNHTL, from the exons ATGTCCAAGCCCAAGTTCATTGAGGACTTCAGCCAGTCCAAGCCCCCGAGGGTTCCCTGCCGAGACCTGACGGAGCCCTACATCCCCCACTATACCA GTCTGAAGCCCTATAAGAACTTTGAGATTCTGGGCCAGCTCCCACCCTCGGAGGTGGACGCCCAGGAGCCGCCAGGGGTAGAGAACATACCCAGACAGATTCTGCTGCCTGCAGGCTTCACGCCCGACCCCCCGCACCCTCCGTGCCCGCCAGGCAGGAAGGGAGACTCCAGAGACTTGGGACACCCAATATACGGGGAAGAGGCCTGGAAGAGCGCCACTCCTGTCTGCGAGGCCCCCAGGCAGCACCAG CTGTACCACTGCCGGAGGGATGAGTACCCACCCCCCGCCCGCCAGCAGGAGGCGCTAGATGTGGGCAGCTTCCAGCGGCTGCCGCAGCTGGACCACCCTAACCTGATCCAACGCAAGGCCATCTCAG GCTATGCTGGCTTCATTCCCCGGTTCACCTGGGTAATGGGGTTGAATTACCGAGACGGCGTCACACAAGCCATGGACGAATTCGACAAGAGCCAG TTCCTGTTTAGAAACCCCCACTGTGACCTGGGCGAGAAGCTGCCTGGAACACACTGGCCCAGCAACCACATCTACAGCAGCCAAGGCCTGATCCCCTTCTACATGGGGTTCATCCCCT CCATGCAGGACAACTACGCCCTGACATTCGGCAACAGCACCCGGAGGGCCTACTGGAAGGAATGGGCAAAGCGAAACCACACACTATGA